One window of Trichoderma breve strain T069 chromosome 3, whole genome shotgun sequence genomic DNA carries:
- a CDS encoding cAMP phosphodiesterases class-II domain-containing protein, with protein MTEGLSSPALQVIILGSGGGPQESNTTAFLVRSVPQNWRKGSIVAVDGGVHLSAITRLIEEALPESPPPTPTPSSVPARQILTTGPFAGLELPFTTAAANAAHVTRTLVDTYLITHPHLDHISAFVINTAGLPGTRPKKLAGLPGTIKALKEHIFNNVIWPNLSDENNGAGLLTYLRLVEGGSPALGEGYLEVCDGLLVKTWSVSHGHCMEKHSHRGSFCHPAPTRQGSQDGSSIPLRRDTYYPHVHDFATQFARRETFNHLYPPTSFSRRQSMMPQAALGIATPIFGGGGEFEPRPCVNDSSAYFIREETYEREVLIFGDVEPDSLSLSPRNLLIWQEAAPKIASGKLAAIFVECSYTDAQPDERLFGHLKPAYLIEEMQVLANEVEAARKVRALESKKRKRDAEEDTEVQRKKVPVMTMQSPGSDDPVSPKSANPFNMPNDYYFNAKESDSETPHIATPTGELSLDEFAVDGSMIPPLTPAITAAADSAIKKPLEGLKVVIIHVKETLADGPQAGDSILQQLNEHERGAQLGCEFIISKPGQSFYF; from the exons ATGACGGAGGGATTGTCATCACCTGCTTTGCAGGTAATCATATTG GGTTCAGGAGGTGGTCCCCAAGAGTCAAATACAACGGCGTTTCTCGTTCGCTCAGTACCCCAGAACTGGCGCAAGGGCTCAATAGTAGCCGTTGACGGAGGCGTTCACTTGTCAGCCATCACTCGTCTCATCGAAGAGGCCTTGCCAGAGTCACCGCCGCCAACACCGACGCCGTCGTCTGTTCCTGCTCGCCAAATATTAACCACCGGTCCCTTTGCTGGCCTGGAACTGCCGTTCACCACGGCTGCGGCAAATGCTGCTCATGTGACACGAACCCTCGTCGACACCTATCTCATCACCCATCCGCACTTGGACCACATCTCTGCCTTCGTCATCAACACGGCAGGCTTGCCCGGTACTCGCCCCAAGAAGCTAGCAGGTCTTCCGGGCACTATCAAGGCTCTCAAGGAACACATATTCAACAATGTCATATGGCCAAATCTTAGTGACGAAAATAATGGAGCCGGCCTCCTGACGTATCTTCGACTAGTCGAGGGCGGAAGTCCTGCGCTGGGTGAAGGATATTTGGAAGTGTGTGACGGGTTGCTCGTCAAGACATGGAGTGTGAGCCATGGCCACTGCATGGAGAAGCACTCACACCGTGGTTCCTTCTGCCACCCAGCGCCGACTCGTCAAGGTAGCCAGGATGGGTCAAGTATACCGCTTCGACGTGATACATACTACCCGCATGTTCATGACTTTGCAACTCAATTCGCTCGTCGCGAAACTTTCAACCATCTTTACCCCCCTACATCCTTCTCACGGCGCCAGAGTATGATGCCCCAGGCTGCGCTTGGCATTGCCACGCCCATAtttggaggagggggagagtTTGAACCACGGCCCTGCGTCAACGACTCAAGTGCGTACTTCATTCGGGAAGAAACATACGAGCGCGAGGTGCTCATTTTTGGAGACGTGGAGCCGGATAGCCTTTCTCTCAGCCCGCGGAATCTACTAATCTGGCAAGAGGCGGCGCCCAAGATCGCATCCGGAAAGTTGGCGGCTATCTTTGTCGAGTGCAGCTACACTGACGCACAGCCCGACGAGCGGCTATTCGGTCACTTGAAACCCGCCTATCTCATCGAGGAGATGCAGGTTCTAGCAAACGAAGTAGAGGCCGCACGAAAGGTCCGTGCCCTTGAGTCTAAGAAGCGCAAGCGggacgccgaggaggacACCGAAGTTCAACGGAAGAAGGTTCCGGTTATGACCATGCAGAGCCCCGGTTCGGATGACCCCGTATCCCCCAAGTCGGCCAATCCGTTCAACATGCCCAACGATTATTATTTCAACGCCAAAGAATCTGATTCCGAGACACCGCACATTGCCACCCCTACTGGGGAGCTATCACTGGACGAGTTTGCGGTTGACGGCTCGATGATACCGCCGCTCACGCCCGCTAttactgccgccgccgattCTGCTATAAAGAAGCCCCTTGAAGGTCTCAAGGTTGTCATCATTCACGTCAAGGAGACGCTAGCAGATGGGCCGCAGGCCGGTGACTCAAtattgcagcagctgaacGAGCATGAGCGGGGAGCACAGCTGGGCTGTGAGTTTATCATTTCCAAACCGGGCCAGAGCTTTTACTTTTGA
- a CDS encoding flavin reductase like domain-containing protein — protein sequence MAPSATTSNQVRIGPNPNPDWKFGQGSNHLNAASPSSSNPDEKAQSHTLIDPQAEDRASGLNYKLLISAVAPRPIAFISTLSADGTKANLAPFSYFNVFTHDPPTFAVGFAHPPSGPRDSFVNVRDSGECVINIISEHYIEAANSTSIDAPYGTSEWGVSGLTADYSCETVKAPRVKEAIFSIEAKVESIKEIESRANPGRVSTWLVIFEGTRFWARNDALSEKKDELYPEILRPMGRMGGVIYSKTTDLLQIPRPQFEADLGGAEGYERLLNGSK from the coding sequence ATGGCCCCCTCAGCTACCACTAGCAACCAAGTCCGTATAGGCCCAAACCCCAACCCGGACTGGAAATTCGGCCAGGGCAGCAACCACCTCAACGCAGCTTCGCCCTCATCCTCCAACCCGGACGAAAAAGCCCAGAGCCACACACTCATCGACCCTCAGGCAGAGGATCGAGCCTCAGGGCTCAACTAcaagctcctcatctccgCCGTCGCCCCGCGCCccatcgccttcatcagCACCCTCTCCGCCGACGGCACCAAGGCCAATCTCGCACCCTTCAGCTACTTCAATGTCTTCACTCATGATCCGCCCACCTTCGCTGTCGGCTTTGCGCATCCCCCGAGTGGACCTAGGGATTCCTTTGTCAATGTGCGTGACTCTGGGGAGTgtgtcatcaacatcatctcgGAGCACTACATCGAGGCCGCCAACTCGACCAGCATAGACGCTCCTTACGGGACGTCTGAATGGGGCGTTTCCGGCCTGACAGCAGACTATTCATGTGAGACTGTCAAGGCGCCAAGAGTCAAGGAGGCGATATTCAGCATCGAAGCCAAGGTGGAATCtatcaaggagattgaaaGTAGAGCAAATCCTGGGAGAGTGTCCACATGGCTGGTCATTTTTGAAGGAACTCGGTTCTGGGCAAGGAATGACGCACTGAGCgaaaagaaggatgagcTCTATCCCGAGATCTTGAGGCCCATGGGTCGCATGGGAGGCGTCATCTACTCCAAGACGACTGATCTTCTGCAGATACCAAGGCCACAGTTTGAGGCTGATCTTGGCGGTGCTGAAGGCTATGAGAGGCTCTTGAATGGGAGCAAATAA
- a CDS encoding dnaJ domain-containing protein codes for MKIEYLVVGVLSLLTPLAAAWSKEDREIFRIRDEIAAHETDPAANFYDVLGVTNSASLDDINKAYRKKSRLLHPDKVKQQLVAERAKTDKKKGSSKKPSQSEVRKAVKEASERQARLSLIANILRGPARDRYDHFLANGFPLWKGTDYYYNRYRPGLGTVLVGVFMMGGGAIHYLALYMSWKRQREFVERYVTFARNAAWGNDAGIPGVDALPTPPPAPAPAPEEDEAAAPPQPRNRRERRMQEKETRKDDGKSSSRKARKAVTSKSSSQGASASPTPTGVRKRVVAENGKILVVDSQGDVFLEEEDEEGNVNEYLLDPNELLQPTFKDTAVVRVPVWIFQSTAGRFLSKDSVNAETDDTAEEDSDVPQHTPPSSESAGEDFEILSKSTDSLSKVKTSGAQQGGKPVKRKTNKKK; via the exons ATGAAGATCGAGTATCTGGTTGTCGGGGTTCTATCCCTGCTGACTCCGCTGGCAGCAGCATGGAGCAAAGAAG ATCGTGAAATCTTCCGCATCCGCGACGAGATCGCCGCGCACGAAACCGATCCCGCGGCCAACTTCTACGATGTCCTCGGCGTGACCAATTCTGCCTCGCTGGacgacatcaacaaggccTACCGCAAGAAGTCACGGCTGCTTCACCCCGACAAggtcaagcagcagctcgtcgCCGAAAGGGCCAagacggacaagaagaagggttCCTCCAAGAAACCTTCGCAGTCAGAAGTCCgcaaggccgtcaaggaggcGTCGGAGCGCCAGGCACGTCTCTCgctcatcgccaacatcCTCCGTGGCCCTGCCCGCGACCGCTATGATCATTTCCTCGCCAATGGCTTCCCGCTGTGGAAGGGAACCGACTACTACTACAACCGATACAGGCCTGGGTTGGGAACGGTCTTGGTGGGCGTCTTCATGATGGGCGGAGGCGCCATCCACTACCTTGCGCTGTACATGAGCTGGAAGCGACAAAGGGAGTTTGTGGAACGCTACGTCACCTTTGCGCGAAACGCCGCCTGGGGCAACGATGCCGGAATTCCTGGAGTCGATGCTTTGCCTACGCCGCCTCCTGCCCCTGCACCTGCTCccgaagaggatgaagctgctgcccCGCCCCAGCCTAGGAACAGGCGCGAGAGACGCATGCAGGAGAAGGAGACCCGAAAGGATGATGGAAAGTCCTCGTCCAGGAAGGCTCGCAAGGCTGTGACCTCAAAGAGCTCGTCGCAAGGAGCATCTGCCTCGCCCACTCCTACTGGTGTTCGCAAGAGAGTCGTTGCTGAAAACGGAAAGATTCTCGTGGTTGATTCTCAGGGAGATGTCTTtctggaggaggaagatgaggaaggCAATGTCAATGAGTATCTTTTGGAC CCgaatgagcttcttcagcctACGTTCAAGGACACCGCCGTGGTTCGTGTGCCTGTCTGGATCTTCCAGTCCACCGCTGGACGTTTCTTGTCCAAGGACAGTGTGAATGCCGAGACTGACGACACCGCCGAGGAGGACTCTGACGTTCCCCAGCACACGCCCCCGAGCTCGGAATCAGCTGGTGAGGACTTTGAGATTCTCAGCAAGAGCACGGATTCTCTGAGCAAGGTAAAGACCTCTGGCGCTCAACAAGGAGGAAAGCCCGTTAAACGCAagaccaacaagaagaaataa
- a CDS encoding alpha/beta hydrolase fold domain-containing protein: MLQRFAIPAAKLLRSKSHIVPGQLLVTEHFFQVPLDYANPSAGSITLFGRSATKHEVPIFPPDELPSPKPWIVYLEGGPGFGNREPQDHPLTRTALSRGYQVLFLDHRGVGLSTPVSTAMLARLPGGNGPSAVEVQTNYLKLMRQDNTVRDCEAVRKLLTDGLPDHKAQWSIFGQSYGGFIAISYLSLHPEGLREVFLTGGLAPVGKTAEQVYEATFQRTIERNAAYYQKFPDDAETLRQIATHIEKEGGQQGLPLPGGGFLTVPRLLTIGIAFGGHGGVDQVHTILLQLKASLDQFGFLTRASLAPLETFTAFDTNIIYAILHEAIYCDGPGSVSNWSAHRVGQSLPQFSWLSRDNTSATSSTTPGQPLLFSGEMIFPFHFDTYPELIPLKAAAERLATASDWPALYDIQQLRENEVPVYAASYIPDMYVDYEFAKNTAKLVKNVKTFETNVMYHNAVRAKAEEVMQNLFSLRDDVID, translated from the coding sequence ATGCTGCAGCGATTCGCCATCCCCGCGGCCAAACTGCTTCGCAGCAAAAGCCACATCGTCCctggccagcttctcgtcaCCGAGCACTTCTTCCAGGTTCCTCTAGACTATGCCAACCCATCTGCCGGATCCATCACCCTCTTCGGCCGCAGCGCAACCAAGCATGAGGTCCCCATCTTTCCTCCCGACGAGCTTCCCTCTCCCAAGCCCTGGATCGTCTATCTCGAGGGCGGCCCGGGCTTCGGTAATCGAGAGCCTCAAGATCACCCCCTGACGCGCACCGCACTGTCTCGAGGTTACCAGGTGCTGTTTCTGGATCATCGAGGTGTCGGCCTGAGCACTCCTGTTTCTACCGCGATGCTTGCCCGGCTGCCTGGAGGAAATGGACCCAGCGCTGTCGAGGTCCAGACAAACTACCTGAAGCTTATGCGTCAGGATAACACCGTCCGCGACTGCGAAGCTGTTCGAAAGCTTTTAACTGATGGCTTGCCCGATCACAAGGCCCAGTGGTCAATCTTTGGCCAGTCATACGGTggcttcatcgccatctcctACCTGTCTCTCCACCCTGAAGGCCTGCGCGAGGTCTTCCTGACCGGCGGCCTTGCCCCCGTTGGCAAAACTGCCGAGCAGGTCTACGAGGCAACTTTCCAGAGAACCATCGAGCGCAACGCCGCCTACTACCAAAAGTTCCCGGATGACGCAGAGACCCTGCGCCAGATCGCCACGCATATCGAGAAGGAGGGCGGCCAGCAGGGCCTCCCCTTGCCCGGAGGAGGCTTCTTGACGGTGCCCCGTCTGTTGACCATTGGCATTGCCTTTGGCGGCCACGGCGGCGTCGATCAGGTTCATAccatccttctccagctcaaagCCTCGCTTGACCAGTTTGGCTTCCTCACGCGAGCTTCTCTCGCTCCCCTCGAGACCTTTACTGCTTTCGACACAAACATCATCTACGCCATCCTTCACGAGGCCATCTACTGCGATGGGCCCGGCAGCGTTTCCAACTGGTCTGCCCACCGCGTCGGCCAATCCCTCCCGCAGTTCTCCTGGCTCAGCAGAGACAACACTTCCGCCACCTCGTCCACTACTCCTGGCCAGCCGCTCCTCTTCTCGGGAGAGATGATCTTCCCTTTCCACTTCGACACCTATCCGGAGCTCATTCCCTtgaaggctgctgctgagcgaCTTGCCACTGCCTCTGACTGGCCAGCACTCTATgatatccagcagctgcgcGAGAATGAGGTCCCCGTCTATGCAGCCTCTTACATCCCTGACATGTATGTGGACTACGAGTTTGCCAAGAACACGGCGAAACTGGTCAAGAACGTGAAGACGTTTGAGACAAACGTCATGTACCACAACGCCGTGCGCGCAAAGGCCGAGGAAGTAATGCAGAACTTGTTTTCCTTGCGAGATGATGTAATAGATTGA
- a CDS encoding phosphotransferase enzyme family domain-containing protein, translated as MAASKPSGELPSKRWASFDGWDYNGMKERLQTALATINKSALIRHAQRIKGQELTMSEPFSAGQYWICFEMVAQDKSIVIARVRLPRHPDIPATVSEEDVAYSIDCEIAAMEFVRLRLNAVSLPRVYACEGMGSRQAAIAGAPYMLIERFYGNTLQDVEFDICDLPISTQKHIIAQWTAVQAELATLAHPQIGTICSVTETGDPIVGKLAAGELMKLGPFSRASDYFTALGDAATNNTATRLGAFVFLDIVETTDLFGRSVTDECFPFNHMDLGTQNILVDEHFNFVAIIDWEFAQTAPWQVIHYPMPFPLLSPTEDILRDPSHIAYSSVCRQDAAQKIYVQKFRDAERELEGKGRQLGGSFATTLDSPASRIYACFTNIGRLPAADEDLVHEMARLAFGLDPQEAEEYVRKVERRHCLSTGHEVTWAVVGNRR; from the exons ATGGCAGCAAGCAAGCCCTCGGGAGAGTTACCGAGCAAACGATGGGCTTCTTTTGATGGCTGGGATTACAATGGCATGAAAGAGCGGCTGCAGACAGCATTGGCCACAATCAACAAGAGCGCGCTCATACGCCATGCTCAACGCATCAAGGGCCAGGAGCTCACTATGAGCGAACCATTTTCTGCTGGCCAGTATTGGATCTGCTTCGAAATGGTTGCGCAAGACAAGAGCATCGTCATTGCCAGAGTTCGCCTGCCCCGTCACCCCGACATCCCAGCAACGGTTAGTGAGGAAGATGTGGCCTACTCGATTGATTGTGAGATCGCGGCCATGGAGTTTGTCCGGCTGAGGCTCAACGCGGTTTCTCTTCCGCGTGTATACGCCTGCGAAGGCATGGGATCGCGACAGGCTGCCATCGCTGGAGCTCCGTACATGCTGATAGAGAGATTCTACGGAAACACTCTACAAGACGTCGAATTCGATATTTGTGATTTACCA ATCTCGACACAAAAACACATCATTGCCCAGTGGACAGCTGTGCAAGCGGAGCTGGCGACTTTGGCCCATCCCCAGATTGGCACCATCTGCTCTGTTACCGAAACTGGAGACCCTATCGTCGGGAAGTTGGCTGCCGGAGAACTTATGAAGTTAGGACCGTTCTCAAGGGCGTCTGACTATTTCACTGctcttggagatgccgcaACAAATAATACAGCCACTCGTCTGGGGGCCTTTGTCTTTCTCGATATCGTGGAGACCACCGATCTGTTTGGGAGGAGCGTAACTGATGAATGTTTTCCCTTTAACCACATGGACCTCGGTACACAGAATATCCTGGTGGACGAGCACTTCAACTtcgttgccatcatcgactGGGAATTCGCTCAGACAGCACCCTGGCAGGTCATCCATTATCCCATGCCTTTCCCACTACTGAGCCCGACTGAAGACATTCTGCGTGATCCGAGTCACATAGCGTACAGTAGCGTGTGCCGCCAGGATGCTGCGCAAAAAATATATGTCCAAAAGTTCCGGGATGCGGAACGCGAACTTGAAGGGAAAGGCCGGCAGCTCGGAGGGTCGTTCGCCACTACCCTCGATAGCCCGGCTTCGAGGATATATGCCTGCTTTACGAATATCGGTCGTTTACCTGCGGCTGATGAAGATCTGGTACATGAGATGGCACGGCTTGCGTTTGGACTGGATCCTCAGGAGGCGGAAGAGTATGTTCGGAAGGTAGAGCGAAGGCACTGCCTTTCGACAGGCCACGAGGTCACTTGGGCCGTTGTTGGGAATAGGAGGTAG
- a CDS encoding SNARE associated golgi protein domain-containing protein — protein MADQYQPPRAESVSPTPSSPSSETPPLSSSETRFPHPQRWSRRDASHRLSGSISRSQRISSGAQGWVRNQWTTYLRWSEKMYAAFWKMSLLQRSLVVFVILLGWTFIILSILYSEAFFAWLATVSKSWREIPGGWLIAFMLIFVTSVPPIIGYSTANTIAGFVYGFPNGWPIAASACIIGSLAAFMACRTVLSGHVNKLIGNDHRFVALGQVLRRDGILYLTGIRFCPLPFSLSNGFLATIPSISPLSFVISTALSTPKLLIHIFIGSRLAIIAEQGDAMPLRDKIVNYTGMIIGGAIGAAAGFIIYRRTMARAEELAREEATINAAEEGIVGYEDTDDTLMDPEDAADVMGDDDVSLWDNQGDDGWGDAYDDDEEDVTTKLTKLNKD, from the exons ATGGCGGACCAATACCAGCCCCCGAGGGCCGAAAGCGTCTCTCCAAcaccctcctctccctcgtcGGAGACTCCTCCGTTGTCCTCGTCGGAAACGCGATTCCCGCACCCGCAGCGCTGGTCTCGCAGGGATGCTAGCCATCGCCTCTCGGGAAGCATCTCGCGGTCGCAGCGGATATCATCGGGGGCGCAGGGCTGGGTGCGCAACCAATGGACGACATATCTGAGATGGAGCGAGAAGATGTACGCGGCGTTCTGGAAGATGTCGTTGCTGCAGCGGTCGCTCGTTGTTTTCGTCATTTTGCTGGGGTGGACGTTTatcatcttgtccatcttgtaCTCAGAGGCCTTCTTCGCTTGGCTAGCGACGGTGTCAAAGTCGTGGCGCGAGATTCCCGGTGGCTGGCTGATTGCCTTTATGCTTATCTTCGTCACCTCGGTTCCGCCCATTATAGGATACTCGACCGCCAATACTATCGCTGGCTTCGTGTACGGATTCCCCAACGGCTGGCCCATTGCTGCGTCAGCATGCATCATCGGCAGTCTGGCTGCCTTTATGGCCTGCCGAACCGTCTTGAGCGGCCATGTCAACAAGCTTATTGGAAACGACCACCGCTTCGTTGCGCTCGGCCAGGTTCTGCGTAGGGACGGGATCCTCTACTTGACGGGCATTCGTTTCTGCCCGCTGCCTTTTAGCTTGAGCAACGGCTTTCTTGCAACGATCCCGAGCATATCCCCTCTGTCATTTGTCATCTCGACAGCATTGTCAAC GCCCAAACTCctcatccacatcttcatcggcagccgtctcgccatcatcgctGAACAGGGCGACGCTATGCCCCTCCGCGACAAGATCGTCAACTACACCGGCATGATCATCGGCGGCGCAATCGGCGCTGCTGCCGGCTTCATCATCTACCGCCGCACCATGGCCCGTGCCGAGGAGCTCGCCCGCGAGGAGGCCACTATCAATGCCGCGGAGGAGGGCATTGTTGGTTATGAGGATACTGACGATACCCTCATGGATCCCGAGGACGCAGCTGATGTCAtgggtgatgatgacgtttCGCTGTGGGACAACCAGGGGGATGATGGTTGGGGCGATGcctatgatgatgatgaagaagacgttACCACGAAATTGACAAAGCTGAATAAAGACTAG
- a CDS encoding smr domain-containing protein — translation MVLDEHYEMCLPILQDPRLEDEDKTDRIEELFKKETNLIGMSLDNAILDVMWRWRECGGTSTSPPPIRQTILRRPSPASWRGGTPLSGSPRLAVSPLAPPGYIPATFGRTKSVTASPFGSPRASPRLALATPVIPHSPNLNAYEFASDPTPATEILGEYQIENVDWLVNDDTISLSSSVGTTRSLNAAAPEFSSMSSQQIDMSPYDMLRSILGHTRTDDEIESALAAHNYDLSATITSMMEVPQDGGVRLDEPKNVLIGKSISAEGRPSTPVNQKAGVICKFYMSTGQCLRADCRFSHDLSNHLCKYWVMGNCLAGETCIFSHDPTKLVSKMSLESGTNTPTRSHSSLMLQDMNSFPSLQSGDSDQHGAFVGSPNFAFGIGSSPGLRSLRAESPRPRSRPGSRHQVKENHVVAPALDDNEAFPSLGSAIAKQGKKHHGKRGGHGHKENGTPSSLADIVKMNPPASPRLEVRKPVSNGNGTVGRDGENSPAALAIPSPKHIPWLETGEHANKAYLKARQDAIKHGGLRNKFLQSAAQAWNRNDARAAKALSLRGQSENDLMRKAHREAARELYEERNKNLDGMSEVYVDLHGLHPEEAVEYLEKVLLENEKGGRPVYAITGTGHHSKNGKDKVGKAIRAFLNEWRYAYREFSVPGDRNSMGGILGVDASSWDKSLARDGADEDKAGVDILSQGVEIGDGKVRLLVRDPPKGPSGRR, via the exons ATGGTATTAGACGAGCACTACGAGATGTGCCTGCCTATCCTGCAGGACCCAAGGctcgaagatgaagataaGACGGACAGAATAGAGGAGCTGTTCAAAAAGGAAACCAACCTGATTGGCATGTCTCTGGATAACGCCATCCTCGATGTCATGTGGCGATGGCGTGAATGCGGAGGGACCTCAACGTCACCGCCTCCCATCCGTCAGACCATCTTGCGACGaccatctccagcttcgtGGAGGGGTGGCACTCCATTGTCAGGCTCGCCACGACTAGCCGTTAGTCCTCTTGCGCCGCCTGGATACATACCCGCTACCTTTGGCAGGACCAAATCGGTCACGGCTTCTCCCTTTGGATCGCCACGGGCCTCTCCTCGCCTGGCCCTTGCGACCCCCGTGATCCCCCATAGCCCAAATCTCAATGCATATGAGTTTGCCAGCGACCCCACCCCCGCTACCGAGATTCTCGGAGAATATCAAATCGAGAATGTCGACTGGCTGGTCAACGATGACACCATTAGTCTCTCCTCGTCTGTGGGCACTACCAGGAGcctcaatgccgccgccCCTGAGTTTTCGTCCATGTCCTCGCAGCAAATTGACATGTCGCCTTACGACATGCTCAGGTCAATCCTGGGGCATACGAGAACTGATGACGAAATCGAATCAGCCCTTGCGGCGCACAACTACGATTTGAGTGCAACCATCACGTCCATGATGGAGGTTCCGCAGGATGGCGGCGTACGACTTGATGAGCCCAAGAACGTTCTCATTGGCAAGTCAATATCTGCGGAGGGTCGCCCGTCCACCCCGGTGAACCAAAAGGCTGGCGTCATTTGCAAATTTTACATGTCGACTGGCCAGTGTCTGCGCGCAGACTGCCGGTTCAGTCATGACCTCAGCAACCATTTGTGCAA GTACTGGGTCATGGGCAATTGCCTGGCCGGCGAAACATGCATCTTCTCACATGACCCAACCAAGCTTGTGAGCAAGATGTCGCTGGAGAGTGGCACGAATACTCCTACCAGGAGCCATAGCAGCTTGATGCTTCAGGATATGAACTCGTTTCCCTCCCTGCAGTCTGGTGACTCCGATCAGCATGGAGCTTTTGTTGGTAGTCCCAACTTTGCCTTTGGAATCGGCTCATCGCCAGGGTTGCGATCCTTGCGAGCAGAGAGCCCGCGACCTAGATCGAGGCCTGGAAGCCGACATCAGGTGAAAGAAAACCATGTCGTCGCCCCAGCCCTTGACGACAACGAGGCCTTCCCGTCTCTTGGATCGGCCATTGCAAAGCAAGGGAAGAAGCATCACGGTAAGCGAGGAGGGCACGGCCACAAGGAGAACGGCACCCCCAGCTCTTTGGCGGATATTGTCAAAATGAACCCACCTGCATCCCCAAGGCTGGAGGTGCGTAAGCCCGTtagcaacggcaacggcacTGTTGGCAGAGATGGCGAAAACAGCCCTGCAGCGCTCGCAATTCCTAGCCCCAAGCACATTCCTTGGCTGGAAACCGGAGAGCACGCCAACAAAGCATATCTCAAGGCCCGCCAGGATGCTATAAAGCATGGCGGCCTCAGGAATAAGTTTTTGCAAAG CGCTGCTCAAGCATGGAACCGCAACGATGCCCGAGCCGCCAAGGCTCTTAGTCTCCGTGGGCAGAGCGAGAATGACTTGATGAGAAAGGCCCATAGGGAGGCAGCCCGTGAACTCTACGAGGAGCGAAACAAGAATTTGGACGGCATGTCAGAGGTATATGTCGACCTCCATGGCCTTCATCCAGAGGAAGCCGTTGAGTACTTGGAAAAGGTCCTCCTAGAGAACGAAAAGGGAGGTAGGCCTGTCTACGCCATCACCGGAACTGGCCACCATAGCAAGAACGGCAAGGATAAGGTGGGAAAAGCAATCCGCGCATTCTTGAATGAGTGGCGATATGCGTACCGCGAGTTCTCTGTGCCGGGAGATCGCAACAGCATGGGCGGCATCTTGGGAGTGGATGCCAGCAGTTGGGACAAGTCACTAGCGAGAGATGGGGCCGACGAAGACAAAGCTGGAGTCGACATTCTCAGCCAAGGTGTCGAGATTGGCGATGGCAAAGTCAGACTACTGGTCAGGGACCCTCCCAAGGGTCCAAGCGGCCGCCGATGA